A single Crateriforma conspicua DNA region contains:
- a CDS encoding O-antigen ligase family protein, with amino-acid sequence MSLPLLLALDFGGVLYWTQLVAALAVFLAFLLAIPSLFGRDNSRGLRQHLFLLPLAIWIGYTFFQSVPLPSSIVGLISPGSQTAYTQWIEPFVAADDMPSLFPITVDQYRTRHGLAMLCMLATVLWTATVVFNTRMRLTVLLSVLAASAATVAAIGIGRRLIPGFEMWSFAGDINAGFGTFINRNNAALFLNLGIGCGFGLLAWRIAALTGQDLDDPEFDFSDAFALIGDRTSLIGILAVVFCGTGLMIGGSRGGVVAAIIGLILAFGWVRQRRGFSTIFVVGLTAVLGVAVLTVPTDLSLESIERMDFQTQSNQSTILRNGRLDHWPDGWRTAMAHFPGGSGMGSYGHAYLPHQETTKGGWFKHADNLWLEWFTEQGVMSILLLIAGYAIAIYGLNLLTDSPDAIDHGIRIAGWYCLGAILISQCFDFGLIIPSCSVFVCILFAAILNRGVQQDLATPDEEKRFADQPRDKKPVNLFEKKHVMVASWVVPGLLVIPTLWSATVLRSLATDQRIARASEAEFEAVKYDVDQLDQLSKRIDERLGPVTSTDLLQVGALYRVQLARFREVEAAGPVNREQQVSFYSLTDPTTRSPADYDDNSKPLWLRNRSSADLYRPVLQDAQSQLLANPFSRTARWQFARLDFAHSDEEQAAEAVEQLILFNQADPVRLVTLGREAINQGQYELAKQSFRKAIEERWQYARTLFPDIVDTPQLTIAEVLPDDPLAFRTIADLTAREALKSDSLIRDGSVQLTRDSVDCDSCDLVKDQVRCLLNRLELDYVMGDHDQVYKTYDQIINLVPGNASVRYQYAQRLLEQGETAKARNVCRIARDRFGETDPRFDRLITEIAALELSAE; translated from the coding sequence ATGAGTCTTCCGCTACTGCTGGCGTTGGACTTCGGCGGAGTGTTGTACTGGACGCAATTGGTCGCCGCACTCGCGGTCTTCCTCGCGTTCCTGCTGGCGATCCCCAGCCTTTTCGGGCGCGACAATTCCCGAGGCCTCCGACAGCACTTGTTCCTGCTGCCGCTGGCCATCTGGATCGGGTACACGTTCTTTCAATCCGTTCCGCTGCCCTCCAGCATCGTCGGCCTAATCAGCCCCGGGTCACAAACCGCTTACACCCAGTGGATCGAACCGTTCGTTGCCGCCGACGACATGCCGTCGCTTTTCCCGATCACCGTGGACCAGTACCGCACCCGTCACGGTTTGGCGATGCTGTGCATGCTGGCCACCGTCCTCTGGACCGCGACCGTCGTCTTCAACACACGAATGCGTTTGACCGTGCTGTTGTCAGTCCTGGCCGCCAGCGCCGCGACGGTCGCCGCCATCGGTATCGGCCGGCGGTTGATCCCCGGCTTTGAAATGTGGAGTTTTGCCGGTGACATCAACGCAGGCTTCGGAACCTTCATCAACCGCAACAACGCCGCGCTGTTTTTGAACCTTGGGATCGGCTGCGGTTTCGGGTTGCTCGCTTGGCGGATTGCCGCGTTGACCGGCCAAGACCTGGATGACCCGGAATTCGACTTCAGCGACGCCTTTGCTCTGATCGGTGACCGAACATCGTTGATCGGAATCCTGGCCGTCGTCTTTTGCGGAACCGGCCTGATGATCGGCGGGTCTCGTGGTGGCGTCGTCGCCGCGATCATCGGTCTGATCCTGGCCTTCGGTTGGGTCCGCCAGCGACGTGGATTCTCCACCATCTTCGTCGTCGGACTGACCGCAGTCCTTGGCGTCGCCGTGCTGACCGTCCCCACCGATCTCAGTTTGGAATCGATCGAGCGGATGGATTTCCAAACCCAGTCCAATCAGTCGACGATTCTGCGAAACGGACGCCTGGACCACTGGCCCGACGGATGGCGAACCGCAATGGCCCACTTCCCCGGCGGATCGGGAATGGGCAGCTACGGCCACGCCTACCTGCCACACCAAGAAACGACCAAAGGCGGCTGGTTCAAACACGCCGACAACCTTTGGCTGGAATGGTTCACCGAACAAGGCGTGATGTCGATCCTGTTACTGATCGCCGGCTATGCGATCGCGATCTACGGTTTGAATCTGCTAACCGATTCACCCGATGCGATCGACCATGGAATCCGCATCGCCGGCTGGTATTGTTTGGGAGCGATCCTGATCAGCCAGTGCTTTGATTTTGGTTTGATCATTCCGTCCTGCAGCGTTTTCGTCTGCATCTTATTCGCAGCCATTTTGAACCGAGGCGTCCAGCAGGACTTGGCAACACCCGACGAAGAAAAGCGTTTTGCCGATCAACCCCGTGATAAGAAGCCGGTCAACCTGTTTGAAAAGAAACACGTGATGGTGGCTTCATGGGTCGTGCCCGGCCTACTGGTCATCCCCACCCTTTGGTCGGCCACCGTGTTGCGATCCTTGGCGACCGACCAAAGGATCGCCCGTGCCAGCGAAGCAGAATTCGAAGCGGTCAAGTACGACGTCGATCAACTGGATCAGCTCAGTAAACGCATCGACGAACGTCTCGGTCCGGTCACCAGTACCGACCTATTGCAAGTCGGCGCGTTGTACCGTGTCCAGCTGGCGCGTTTCCGCGAAGTCGAAGCGGCGGGGCCGGTCAACCGCGAACAGCAAGTCAGTTTCTATTCGCTGACCGATCCGACGACACGCAGTCCGGCCGACTATGACGACAACAGCAAGCCATTGTGGTTGCGAAATCGATCGTCCGCCGATCTGTATCGGCCGGTGCTGCAAGACGCACAATCCCAGCTGCTGGCCAACCCGTTCAGCCGTACCGCCCGCTGGCAATTCGCACGCCTGGATTTCGCCCACAGCGACGAAGAACAGGCGGCCGAGGCGGTCGAGCAGTTGATCCTGTTCAACCAAGCCGATCCGGTTCGCCTCGTGACACTAGGCCGCGAAGCAATCAACCAAGGTCAGTATGAATTGGCCAAGCAATCGTTCCGCAAAGCGATCGAAGAACGTTGGCAATACGCCCGCACACTGTTCCCTGACATCGTTGATACGCCGCAACTGACGATTGCCGAAGTGTTGCCCGACGATCCGTTGGCGTTTCGAACGATCGCCGATTTGACGGCACGCGAAGCCCTGAAGTCGGATTCGCTGATTCGCGACGGGTCGGTTCAGTTGACCCGCGACTCAGTCGACTGTGATTCCTGTGACTTGGTGAAAGACCAAGTGCGTTGTCTGCTGAATCGCTTGGAACTGGATTATGTGATGGGCGATCACGACCAGGTGTACAAGACATACGACCAGATCATCAACCTGGTGCCGGGCAACGCCAGCGTGCGATACCAGTACGCTCAACGACTATTGGAACAAGGCGAGACGGCCAAGGCGCGCAATGTCTGCCGCATCGCCCGCGACCGCTTCGGCGAGACCGATCCCCGCTTCGACCGGCTCATCACCGAAATCGCCGCCCTCGAACTCTCCGCCGAGTAG